The sequence below is a genomic window from Salicibibacter cibarius.
CGTATTTTAATTCATAATGCCATTGTTTTCCCTCGGGAAGTTGTTCCCGGCTGAATGCTAACATGAATGACATGCGAACACCTCCGCCAATAGCTTTCTACACATTGTTTTCTTTATGTGAAAAACCATATTTTACAACGCATGCCTGTCTTTTTAACGATCAAACTAAGATTTAAAAAGGGAGGGAAGGCTGTTGCACACTATTTGGAAAGGAAGCATTTCGTTCGGGCTTGTCTCAATCCCTGTCAAATTACATGCGGCGACCGAAAATAAAGACGTATCATTTCGGAATCTTCATCAGAAGTGTCATACACCGATCAAATACGAGAAAGTTTGCCCGGTTTGTGAGGAAACGGTGGAAAAGGAGGATATCGTCAAAGGACATGAAATGAACGACGGCCGCTTTGTCATCGTCGGAGACGAAGAATTGAAGGAGTTAAAAGAAGCAAACACGGAGAAAGCAGTGGAAATTCTTGACTTTATCCATATCGATGAAATTGACCCTGTCTATTTTAATCGCAGCTATTATTTGGGACCAGACGAGGGAGGGTCGAAGGCGTACGCCCTTTTACGCAAAGCCCTTTTCGATACTCGCAAAGTAGGGATTGCCAAGATCATGATTCGTTCCAAAGAACAGTTGGCTGTTTTGAGGATCCGCGACGAGACGTTGCTCATGGAGACGTT
It includes:
- a CDS encoding Ku protein, producing the protein MHTIWKGSISFGLVSIPVKLHAATENKDVSFRNLHQKCHTPIKYEKVCPVCEETVEKEDIVKGHEMNDGRFVIVGDEELKELKEANTEKAVEILDFIHIDEIDPVYFNRSYYLGPDEGGSKAYALLRKALFDTRKVGIAKIMIRSKEQLAVLRIRDETLLMETLHYPDEIRASADVPNVPSSEDIDKKELDTAVLLIDQLTASFEPEKYEDEYRKNLLALIESKQNGESVVTPDKEEKPDNVTDLMDALQASVDRTKKKTTAAKKKSATSKKSS